GCACCCGCAGCGTTGCGCTCAACGGGATTGATGGACATCTGGTTGAGGTCGAAGCCGACGTCTCCCAAACGTTGCCTGGCTTTGTCATCATCGGGTTGCCGGATGCCGCGCTCGGGGAGGCTCGCGAGCGCGTACGCCTGGCCGCAAGCAATAGCGGCTGCGCACTTACCGATCGAAAGCTGACGGTCAACCTGTCACCAGCCTCGCTTCCAAAACACGGGTCGAGCTTTGACCTTGCGATTGCGCTTGCCTGTCTTGCCGCCGCTGGCAGCATCTCGGCGACTTCTGTCAGACGAGTGGTGCATGTTGGCGAGCTGAGGCTCGACGGTCGTCTCCGGCCGTCGGCTGGCGTGTTGCCAGCGGCTCTTTCTGCACGACGGGCAGGCGCTGATACAGTCATGGTTCCCGCGGGTAACGTAGCCGAAGCCTCGCTTGTCTCCGGTCTTGAGGTGGTAGGGGTTCATACACTTCGTGAGGCGGCAATATGGCACGGTGGTGAATTTGCGCGGTTGGTACAGCTCGACCACGATGGCAGCAACCCGATAAGCGATGCCGATGGGTTTGGAGAATCTTCTGCAGACGCCAGTGTTGTGGTTGCACCGGGGGAGCCGGGGCTTCGCGTTGGGCCCGGCGGCGATGGCGCGGTTCAGAGTGCACCCGATGGCGACCTGAGCGATGTTGTTGGCAACCCGGATGCAGTCGAGTCTCTTATCGTTGCGGCCGCCGGCGGCCATAACCTCTCCCTGCTTGGGCCACCCGGTTCTGGCAAAACGATGCTGGCGGCTCGGCTCAGCGGGCTCCTGCCAGACCTCGACGAAGAAGCTTCGCTCGAGGCAAGCTGCATCCGGTCGCTTGCGGGGCATCCACTGAACGGTGGTCTGGTGACTCGGCCGCCGATTGAATCACCTCATCACACAGCAAGTGCGGCCGCAATGATCGGAGGTGGCAGCACAATCATTCGCCCTGGCGCGGCGGCACGTGCAGCACACGGAATTTTGTTTCTTGACGAGGCGCCCGAGTTCGCGCCGGCTGTGCTTGACTCGCTTCGCCAACCACTTGAATCCGGCACAATCACGATTCACCGGGCTCGAGTCACAGCATCGTTTCCAGGCCGGTTTCAGCTCGTGCTGGCGGCAAATCCTTGTCCGTGCGGCAACTACGGGGTGCGCGACAGTGAATGTACATGCCCGCCGACGCTTCGTCGACGGTACCTTGGGCGTATTTCCGGCCCGCTTAACGATCGCATTGACATCCATCTCGCGGTGAATCGGATTACCGCAAATCAACTGCGCGTTGCCGATGAAATACCTCGCATTTCCACGGCAGACGGGCGAGCCAGAGTAGAAGCAGCACGTGAACGTGCTCGCGCTCGTCTAAAAACGACTCCGTGGCGCACAAACTCGCAGGTGCCCGGCACCTGGCTGAGGCATCCCGACAACCGGCTGCCGTATCCAACAGTACGGTCGCTCGATCTGGCCCTCGAACGGGGACTGATTACGATGCGAGGTTTTGATCGAGTCTTGCGGCTCTCCTGGACCCTTGCTGATCTTGGGCTTGAACCACAACCCACCAAGGAACACGTGGGGCAAGCACTCTACCTGAGGAGGGGTGTGAGTTCATGAGCACGTTGTTTGGATTAGACGAGGCCCTCGTGCAGGCCGCTGCCGGCAAGCTCCTCGGCCCCCTCAATACCGCAGACGTTGATCTTCCCGCGGTGTTTGCCCGTTCGGTGTGGAGCCGCTTGGCCGAACCTGGAGACAGGGTCGCCGGAGCAGTTGTCGCAGCAATAGGGCCGTCGGAAGCGCTCAACGCGCTTCTTGACGGCACGCTCAGGCGGGCTATCCGATCGGTTGAAGGCGAGCGCCACCGTGAACCAGATCATGATCTACGCAGGGGCGAGAACACCGCAAACGGAGGGTTGCCGGGTCGCGACTCAGCAGCGCCAGCCGCTAGAACCGGTCAAACACTGCGCACCGGTCAGACAACGAGCACCGGTCGAGATCCGGACCAGTCGCTCGCCACCGCAATTGAACGCTGGCTTCCACGGCTCAACTCCGCTGAAGTGTTGCGAACGGTTGATGCAGCGGAACAGCTCGGGGCGCGTCTCATCACACCAGAACATCCCGCCTGGCCAGACAAACTGAATGACTTAGAGTTCCACGCGCCACTTGCGCTGTGGGTGAGAGGTTCGATCGAACACCTGCGGTGTCCAAGCGTGAGCATTGTTGGGTCGCGTGCTGCCTCTGGCTACGGCGAGCACGTAACGGCTGAGTTTGCAGGCGGGCTGACAACCCGAGGCATCAACATCGTTTCAGGAGGAGCCTACGGCATCGATGGAATGGCCCACCGGGCAGCCCTTGCCGGCAGCGCACCAACGATTGCGGTGCTGGCCGGTGGAATTGACCGACTGTATCCGAGCGGTCACGAAGACCTACTTCGGCGAATTATTGCGCAGGGGTCGGCGCTGAGTGAGCTGCCTCCTGGGTTCTCTCCAACACGGTGGCGGTTTTTGCAACGCAATAGGCTCATCGCAGCGCTCTCGACAGTGACCCTCGTCTGCGAAGCTGGCACACGATCAGGGTCGCTCAACACCGCTGCGCACGCCTCCTCACTTGGCCGCGCCCTCGGGGCGGTACCCGGACCAATAACCTCCGCCGCATCGGCGGGCTGTCATCGTCTGCTCCGTGAGTTTGACGCCTCCTGTATCACGAGCCTAGAAGACTTGGACGAGTTGTTCTGGGGTATTAATCATGACCCAAACGTCCAGGCAAACTGCGTTGGGGGCCACAGCGATGATACGACACAGCAGTCGCTAGACGGCCGCAAGCCAGGCGACCAGGGGAGCGAACCTGCTGGACAAGGCACCGAGTTTGTGAATGAATCTTGCGAACCGAATGAAGCGTTCTTGGGGCGCGCCACCGAGGGCGAGGCCTCGAATCTCAACCAACAGACCCAGAGCCTGCAGACCCAAAGCCAGCAGAGCCAGAGCCAGCAATCCCAGAACCGACAATCGCCGAGCCAACAAGGTCAAACACAACAAAACCTCAGCTCGAAAGCCATCCTGCTGTCCGACACACGTTTACCGCACGAACAAGACGCATCGGGTCAGATATCCGACCGTCCATGCGGCAGCGGATCGTCAACGGAACAAAACAGCAGGGTCGGAGCCGTCCGAACATCCGCAACGTCGATTCGGCTGCTCGACGCGTTGAAGCCACGTGCTCCAAAAACGATTATTGAGCTTGCGCGGGAGACCGGTCTCGACCCTGCCAGCGTGAGAGCAGGGCTCGGTGAGCTCTTCGCCGAGGGGCGCGCACAGGAGCATGATCGGGGCTGGACACACGGGCCAACCGTGAATTCCGCTGCGCGCCCGTCGCGAGGGTAATCAGCGGCTCGTGTTGATCGCATAGGGATGAGCGCCGAGTCGAGCTAATGCGTTCTCGGCGTGGAATCGGTGTAGCTGTGTTTTCTGAAGGCAGAATGGGGAGATGAACCTCGAGCGCGCGATCGACGACTACACGTCATACCTTCGTGCGGAACGGGGGTACTCAGAGCAGACCGTTCGCGCCTATCGGGCAGACCTTCTTGGCCTCAGCCAGTTCCTCCAAACAGCGCAGGGCCCGAAAGCATGGTTTGAACTTGACGATCTGCGTGACTGGCTCTGGGATGCCCAAAATAGGGGACTATCGAGCAGTACCATCGCCCGGCGAACAGCATCCGTCAAAGGATTCAGCCATTGGCTGGCCAAACGCGGATATCGGGAAACCGATATCGCGGCCCGGCTTGTCGGCCCCAAAGCGAGCAAACACCTCCCTCGCGTTGTGACACGGCCCCAGATGGACGAATTACTTGCGGGACTCCAACTCCGTGCTGCCGCAGGTGACCCGATTGCCCTTCGAGATACAGCAGTGATTGAGCTGCTCTACGGTTCGGCGCTACGTGTATCCGAAGTCGCTAGCCTCAATATTGCCGATATCGACCATGAACGGCTCACCGTGCGAGTGACAGGAAAAGGCGACAAACAACGTGTCGTCCCTTTCGGTGTTCCTGCAGAGAAAGCGCTCCTTGCCTACGAGGTACACGCGAGGCCGATGCTCATGACGTCAAGCAAGGACGCCCCTGAGACGGTGTCCAGTACCAGAGCGGCGCAGCCGCTCGCTCCCGACAGGGTCCCGCAGAATGCGTATTTCCTGGGGTCGCGAGGTCGCAGGGTCGGGACTCGCGCGCTCTACACCGCTGTGGCGAATTTGCTCTCTGAACTTCCTGGCGCCGGAGGAAACGGCCCGCACACGCTTCGACACACGGCAGCGACGCACCTGCTCGACGGGGGAGCCGATCTCAGGGCTGTCCAAGAAATGCTCGGACACGCCAGCTTGGCGACGACCCAAATCTACACGCACGTCTCAAGCGAGAAACTCGCCCAAACCTACCGAACGGCCCACCCTCGCGCTTAACCCAGACTCGCCTGTGAACGGTACGAGTTGTGTAAGCTCTACGAGTCTTACGAGTCTTACGAGCCAAGCGAACCACGCAAACCGTGCCCAGCCGTGCCCTTGTGCATGCTCGCGTTCATTGCCGTATGACAATGTGGCCACGTGTAGCCACGTGTAGCCACGTGTAGCCATCCGCACGTAGTTGCATGTGATCTCTCAGGCTATGAGCCCTCGCTTGCACGTACCTGGATCTCGCTTTGATCGGTCGGCCATAGTCTGCCCAGCTCACAGCAAAGGAGGCGCAATGCACCGTCCCATTTACCTATCGGAGAGGGGAAGCAAGATGGGACGCGATACGAGGCCAAAAAGAATCATGGGGTTGACGTACTCACCGTTGAGCCTTGCCCCTACGTGTAAGCACGGCGCTATAGCCGATTCGTGAGTGAAATTGACCGGTGCTCTGTCTGGGTGGGTGTCGTGGCCTGAAGCGCAGTGTGCGTTCTCGGAAAGATCGTGTCGAATCTCTCCAAACGGCTGTCCGGCAGCGACACTGTCTCCTTGAACCAGGCTCGACTGCGCCGGCTCAAAACTTGAGATGTATCCGTCAGCGTGTCGGATGCTCACTACAGGCCGATCTACTACCGTGCCCTGAAAATGGATGACCCCGTCGGCTGGCGCGCGCAACTGCTGACGGTCAGCGACGACAAAATCTACGCCGCGATGTCCGGCACTGTATGGTGTCGACGGTGCCACGAAGGGCCGGTAAATTTGCGGTGTTGGGGCAACGGGAAGCATCCACGGTGGTTGTGGACGTTTGAAACTCGGATGCATACTCGGGGCCACTATCGTGGCACGAGGTTCGGCGGAGGCTTCTGCATAGCTCTCGCTGCGAGGCAAACCGGTCACGGAGAGAACAGCCGTGGCTATGAACGCAGTAGCCGTTTTGAGAGTCAGGTATTTCATGTGATTCATCCTTGTTGGCGGCTCCCAAGGGGCGGGGCCTGAGGGGATGATCGGTGAAGAAGCTGGACTGGTGGCAGGCTGTGGAAAGGTTTCCCGACTGTCAGCAGCAAAACGGTCAAAAACGCGTCGATCTGATTCAGCGAAATGCTACTATTGTCGAAGCATCTCGTTTACGAGGTGACTACGCGTGCCACAAACCGGTTGAAATCGTCGGTCTTGCACCTCATCTGCTCGAAAGAGTTCTTGTGGTGTGGAGCGATTGAAACCGTGGCACCAGGGGTTGTCTCACACTGAGGCAGTCAGCTAACCGACACGCATCTTCAACCGAAGGTGCAGACAAGGAGAACGGCCATGGCCGTCGTAACAATTCGCCAGCTGCTCGACAGCGGCGTTCACTTCGGGCACCAGACCCGTCGTTGGAACCCGAAGATGAAGCGTTTTATCCTCACGGAGCGCTCGGGTATTTACATCATCGACCTGCAGCAGTCGCTTGGTCACATTGACAAGGCATATGACTTCGTCAAGACCACGGTTGCTCACGGTGGAACCATCCTCTTCGTTGGAACGAAGAAGCAGGCCCAGGAAGCGATTGCCGAGCAGGCAACTCGCGTTGGG
The DNA window shown above is from Lysinibacter cavernae and carries:
- the dprA gene encoding DNA-processing protein DprA, producing MSTLFGLDEALVQAAAGKLLGPLNTADVDLPAVFARSVWSRLAEPGDRVAGAVVAAIGPSEALNALLDGTLRRAIRSVEGERHREPDHDLRRGENTANGGLPGRDSAAPAARTGQTLRTGQTTSTGRDPDQSLATAIERWLPRLNSAEVLRTVDAAEQLGARLITPEHPAWPDKLNDLEFHAPLALWVRGSIEHLRCPSVSIVGSRAASGYGEHVTAEFAGGLTTRGINIVSGGAYGIDGMAHRAALAGSAPTIAVLAGGIDRLYPSGHEDLLRRIIAQGSALSELPPGFSPTRWRFLQRNRLIAALSTVTLVCEAGTRSGSLNTAAHASSLGRALGAVPGPITSAASAGCHRLLREFDASCITSLEDLDELFWGINHDPNVQANCVGGHSDDTTQQSLDGRKPGDQGSEPAGQGTEFVNESCEPNEAFLGRATEGEASNLNQQTQSLQTQSQQSQSQQSQNRQSPSQQGQTQQNLSSKAILLSDTRLPHEQDASGQISDRPCGSGSSTEQNSRVGAVRTSATSIRLLDALKPRAPKTIIELARETGLDPASVRAGLGELFAEGRAQEHDRGWTHGPTVNSAARPSRG
- a CDS encoding YifB family Mg chelatase-like AAA ATPase, with protein sequence MPVASTRSVALNGIDGHLVEVEADVSQTLPGFVIIGLPDAALGEARERVRLAASNSGCALTDRKLTVNLSPASLPKHGSSFDLAIALACLAAAGSISATSVRRVVHVGELRLDGRLRPSAGVLPAALSARRAGADTVMVPAGNVAEASLVSGLEVVGVHTLREAAIWHGGEFARLVQLDHDGSNPISDADGFGESSADASVVVAPGEPGLRVGPGGDGAVQSAPDGDLSDVVGNPDAVESLIVAAAGGHNLSLLGPPGSGKTMLAARLSGLLPDLDEEASLEASCIRSLAGHPLNGGLVTRPPIESPHHTASAAAMIGGGSTIIRPGAAARAAHGILFLDEAPEFAPAVLDSLRQPLESGTITIHRARVTASFPGRFQLVLAANPCPCGNYGVRDSECTCPPTLRRRYLGRISGPLNDRIDIHLAVNRITANQLRVADEIPRISTADGRARVEAARERARARLKTTPWRTNSQVPGTWLRHPDNRLPYPTVRSLDLALERGLITMRGFDRVLRLSWTLADLGLEPQPTKEHVGQALYLRRGVSS
- a CDS encoding M23 family metallopeptidase, giving the protein MNHMKYLTLKTATAFIATAVLSVTGLPRSESYAEASAEPRATIVAPSMHPSFKRPQPPWMLPVAPTPQIYRPFVAPSTPYSAGHRGVDFVVADRQQLRAPADGVIHFQGTVVDRPVVSIRHADGYISSFEPAQSSLVQGDSVAAGQPFGEIRHDLSENAHCASGHDTHPDRAPVNFTHESAIAPCLHVGARLNGEYVNPMILFGLVSRPILLPLSDR
- a CDS encoding tyrosine-type recombinase/integrase, with amino-acid sequence MNLERAIDDYTSYLRAERGYSEQTVRAYRADLLGLSQFLQTAQGPKAWFELDDLRDWLWDAQNRGLSSSTIARRTASVKGFSHWLAKRGYRETDIAARLVGPKASKHLPRVVTRPQMDELLAGLQLRAAAGDPIALRDTAVIELLYGSALRVSEVASLNIADIDHERLTVRVTGKGDKQRVVPFGVPAEKALLAYEVHARPMLMTSSKDAPETVSSTRAAQPLAPDRVPQNAYFLGSRGRRVGTRALYTAVANLLSELPGAGGNGPHTLRHTAATHLLDGGADLRAVQEMLGHASLATTQIYTHVSSEKLAQTYRTAHPRA